The Nitrosomonas cryotolerans ATCC 49181 genome includes a window with the following:
- a CDS encoding pseudouridine synthase, whose protein sequence is MEKIRLSKVMSEQGICSRREADRYIERGWVFVDGERVSELGVKIYPTQKVKLNQAAQIQQRSYVTILLNKPIGYVSGQPEKGYQPAVSLINRESQFLSHPLQQRFNPVHLQGLAPAGRLDIDSQGLIVLTQAGHIARQLIGADSKIKKEYLVRVEGSLTGEGLALLNYGLSLDGKMLKHAQVSWQNQDQLRFVLNEGKKRQIRRMCELVNLKVLGLKRVRIGKIKLADLPEGKWRYLQASEAF, encoded by the coding sequence ATGGAAAAAATTCGCTTATCTAAAGTTATGTCTGAACAAGGTATTTGTTCTCGCCGAGAAGCTGATCGTTATATTGAGCGCGGGTGGGTATTTGTCGATGGCGAACGGGTTTCTGAGTTGGGAGTGAAAATTTACCCGACACAGAAAGTCAAACTAAATCAAGCAGCGCAGATACAGCAGCGCAGCTATGTAACCATTCTATTAAACAAGCCAATCGGTTATGTTTCTGGGCAACCCGAAAAGGGCTACCAGCCGGCGGTCAGTTTGATTAATCGAGAATCCCAGTTTTTGAGCCATCCATTGCAGCAACGATTTAATCCGGTGCATTTGCAAGGGTTGGCGCCTGCGGGAAGATTAGATATTGATTCACAAGGCTTAATTGTGTTGACACAAGCTGGCCATATTGCCAGACAGTTAATTGGTGCTGATTCTAAAATTAAAAAAGAATATCTAGTTCGTGTGGAGGGATCACTAACAGGAGAGGGGCTGGCATTATTGAATTATGGCCTGAGCCTGGACGGAAAAATGCTCAAACATGCACAAGTGAGCTGGCAAAATCAAGATCAATTACGCTTTGTTTTGAATGAGGGCAAGAAACGTCAGATTCGTCGTATGTGCGAGTTAGTAAATTTAAAAGTTCTCGGATTAAAGCGAGTGCGCATTGGAAAAATAAAACTGGCTGACTTACCTGAAGGAAAATGGCGTTATTTACAAGCATCTGAAGCCTTTTAA
- a CDS encoding rhodanese-like domain-containing protein: MEKTTVILENAQQRAKEMGLPYSGVLFPAEAYTLLQVMPGIQLIDVRSKAELDWVGRIPHAIGIELRSYPDMQLNPDFLEQLSDQVDQTSPLMFLCRSGVRSSHAATLASQANFTSCYNILEGFEGEKDEKGHRGTVSGWKAAALPWEQS; this comes from the coding sequence ATGGAAAAGACCACAGTTATATTAGAAAATGCACAACAGCGTGCTAAAGAAATGGGACTACCCTATTCTGGTGTGCTATTTCCCGCAGAGGCCTATACTTTACTACAAGTGATGCCAGGCATTCAGTTGATAGATGTACGCTCAAAAGCAGAGCTGGATTGGGTTGGAAGAATTCCCCATGCAATCGGAATCGAATTGCGATCTTATCCGGATATGCAATTAAACCCGGATTTCCTTGAGCAGCTTTCCGACCAGGTCGATCAAACATCACCCCTTATGTTTCTCTGTCGCAGTGGCGTCCGTTCAAGCCATGCCGCCACCCTGGCCAGCCAGGCAAATTTTACAAGCTGTTACAATATTCTTGAAGGATTCGAAGGAGAAAAGGATGAAAAAGGTCACCGAGGGACGGTCTCCGGTTGGAAAGCAGCTGCCTTACCATGGGAACAAAGCTAA
- a CDS encoding undecaprenyl-diphosphate phosphatase: MDWILLIKALILGVVEGLTEFLPISSTGHLILVSDLLNFNDERGKVFAIVIQLGAILAVCWEYRARITQVVEGIGSDKKAHRFIFNLFIAFLPAAILGLLFIKVIKDYLFHPVPVALALIIGGILILWAERRTHVIDVEQVDDMDWKHALKIGFAQCLALIPGTSRSGATIIGGLFFGLSRKAATEFSFFLAIPIMFAATFYDVYKHHEILVFDDLGIFTVGFIAAFISALLAVRGLLRFISNHDFTVFAWYRIVFGIMILATAHFGLIAWSDS, encoded by the coding sequence ATGGATTGGATTTTATTAATAAAAGCATTGATCCTGGGTGTTGTCGAGGGATTAACCGAGTTTTTGCCTATTTCTTCAACGGGTCATCTCATTTTGGTGAGTGACCTGCTTAATTTTAATGACGAACGGGGAAAAGTTTTTGCAATTGTGATTCAATTGGGCGCGATATTGGCGGTATGTTGGGAATATCGCGCCCGGATTACTCAGGTGGTCGAAGGTATTGGCTCAGACAAGAAAGCACATCGTTTTATATTCAATCTGTTTATTGCTTTTTTACCCGCTGCAATTTTGGGTCTTTTATTCATTAAAGTAATTAAAGATTATTTATTTCACCCTGTTCCTGTCGCATTAGCGCTGATTATCGGTGGTATATTGATACTATGGGCTGAACGTAGAACACATGTGATCGATGTTGAGCAGGTGGACGATATGGACTGGAAACACGCCCTAAAAATAGGGTTTGCACAATGTCTTGCCTTGATACCAGGCACTTCTCGTTCTGGTGCCACCATTATTGGTGGCTTATTCTTTGGTTTATCACGCAAGGCAGCAACGGAATTCTCATTTTTTCTAGCCATTCCGATTATGTTTGCGGCTACTTTTTATGATGTCTATAAACACCATGAAATTTTAGTTTTCGATGATCTGGGTATATTTACAGTGGGTTTTATTGCCGCGTTTATTAGCGCCCTGTTAGCTGTACGTGGTTTGTTACGTTTTATTAGTAATCATGATTTTACTGTATTTGCCTGGTATCGAATTGTATTTGGAATAATGATTCTGGCGACGGCACATTTCGGGCTGATTGCCTGGTCGGATAGTTAG
- the thiC gene encoding phosphomethylpyrimidine synthase ThiC, which produces MSMTVLDQKDFLNTTAQVDEAAVKPLPNSRKIYVSGSRSDIQVPMREISQTDTAANMGAEKNPPIYVYDTSGPYTDTTMKIDIRCGLPVLRDNWIDERGDTEVLSGPVSDYGQKRQADPGLAKMRFNLKRQPRRGKAGMNVTQMHYARRGIITPEMEFIAIRENQHYEALNHKLLAHQHPGQDFGASLPKQITPEFVRDEVARGRAIIPANINHPESEPMIIGRNFLVKINANIGNSALGSSIQEEVEKMTWAIRWGGDTVMDLSTGKNIHETREWIIRNSPVPIGTVPIYQALEKVNGKAEELTWEIFRDTLIEQAEQGVDYFTIHAGVRLAYIPMTAKRMTGIVSRGGSIMAKWCLAHHEESFLYTHFEEICEIMKAYDVSFSLGDGLRPGSIYDANDEAQFAELKTLGELTQVAWKHDVQVMIEGPGHVPMHLIKENMDLQLKYCDEAPFYTLGPLTTDIAPGYDHITSAIGAAMIGWYGTAMLCYVTPKEHLGLPDKDDVKDGIITYKIAAHAADLAKGHPGAQIRDNALSKARFEFRWEDQFNLSLDPNKAQQFHDETLPQEGAKLAHFCSMCGPHFCSMKITQDVRDYAAKQGVSEDEALKQGMQQKSSEFVEKGAEIYSKL; this is translated from the coding sequence ATGAGTATGACAGTTTTAGACCAGAAAGATTTTTTAAATACAACGGCTCAGGTTGACGAAGCGGCCGTTAAACCTTTGCCTAATTCACGGAAGATCTACGTCTCCGGTTCCCGATCTGATATTCAGGTGCCGATGCGCGAGATCAGCCAAACTGATACAGCTGCCAATATGGGGGCAGAGAAAAATCCACCTATTTATGTATATGATACTTCAGGTCCCTATACGGATACCACTATGAAAATAGATATTCGTTGTGGCTTGCCTGTTTTGCGTGATAACTGGATAGATGAACGTGGCGACACTGAAGTTCTTTCTGGTCCCGTTTCAGACTATGGTCAGAAACGTCAGGCGGATCCTGGATTGGCAAAAATGCGCTTTAATCTGAAGCGCCAGCCACGTCGAGGAAAAGCAGGAATGAATGTGACACAGATGCATTATGCCCGTCGCGGAATCATTACTCCAGAGATGGAATTTATCGCTATCCGTGAAAATCAGCATTATGAAGCATTAAATCACAAGTTACTTGCCCATCAGCATCCCGGACAGGATTTTGGTGCCTCTTTACCGAAGCAGATTACACCCGAATTTGTCCGAGATGAAGTGGCAAGAGGGCGGGCGATCATTCCGGCTAATATTAATCATCCCGAATCTGAACCTATGATTATTGGTCGAAATTTTCTGGTGAAGATTAATGCCAATATCGGTAATTCTGCGCTTGGTTCCAGTATTCAGGAAGAAGTTGAGAAAATGACCTGGGCTATTCGCTGGGGTGGTGATACGGTAATGGATCTTTCAACCGGAAAAAATATTCACGAAACTCGCGAATGGATTATTCGTAACAGCCCTGTACCGATTGGTACCGTACCGATTTACCAAGCACTGGAAAAAGTAAACGGTAAGGCAGAAGAGCTGACCTGGGAAATCTTTCGGGATACCCTGATTGAACAGGCAGAGCAGGGAGTGGACTATTTTACTATCCATGCGGGAGTCCGCCTTGCTTATATCCCTATGACAGCAAAACGGATGACAGGAATCGTCTCGCGTGGCGGCTCAATTATGGCAAAATGGTGTCTTGCGCATCATGAGGAAAGTTTCCTTTATACGCATTTTGAGGAAATTTGTGAAATCATGAAGGCCTATGATGTCAGTTTCTCATTAGGCGATGGTTTGCGCCCAGGCTCCATTTATGACGCTAATGATGAAGCGCAGTTTGCAGAGTTAAAAACACTGGGTGAATTAACTCAGGTGGCCTGGAAACACGATGTGCAAGTTATGATAGAGGGTCCCGGCCATGTTCCTATGCATCTTATTAAAGAGAACATGGATCTGCAATTGAAATACTGTGATGAAGCGCCATTTTATACCCTGGGTCCGCTGACGACTGATATTGCGCCAGGTTACGATCACATTACTTCAGCCATTGGTGCAGCGATGATCGGCTGGTACGGTACTGCAATGTTATGCTATGTAACACCTAAAGAGCATCTCGGTTTACCCGATAAGGACGATGTTAAGGATGGCATTATTACCTACAAGATTGCAGCGCACGCAGCGGATCTGGCTAAGGGTCATCCTGGCGCACAGATTCGGGATAATGCGCTTTCCAAGGCTCGTTTTGAATTCCGCTGGGAAGATCAGTTTAATCTTAGCCTTGATCCCAATAAAGCACAGCAATTTCATGATGAAACTTTACCGCAGGAAGGTGCAAAATTAGCTCATTTTTGCTCGATGTGCGGACCCCATTTCTGTTCTATGAAGATTACACAGGATGTACGTGATTATGCGGCCAAACAAGGCGTGAGCGAAGATGAAGCCTTGAAGCAAGGAATGCAGCAGAAATCCAGTGAGTTTGTAGAAAAAGGGGCAGAAATTTACAGTAAATTATAA
- a CDS encoding protein-L-isoaspartate O-methyltransferase family protein, translating to MNLDTKNLEQTRFNMVEQQIRTWYVLDADILKLLYKIRREEFVPAAYRSLAFIDMEIPLEHGQVMLTPKMEARILQELYIKKTDKVLEIGSGSGYMTALLAEKSSHVYSVEIVPELKTMAEINLHAHDIHNVTIEQGDAAHGWPKHGPYDVIVLTASTPVLPQTFQENLNPGGRLFAIVGEEPAMEAILITCTAPGAYTTKKLFETCTIPLENAQPSEKFVF from the coding sequence ATGAACCTCGATACTAAAAATCTTGAACAAACACGGTTTAACATGGTTGAGCAGCAAATTCGCACATGGTATGTACTGGATGCGGATATTCTGAAATTATTATACAAGATCCGGCGCGAAGAATTTGTACCGGCAGCCTACCGCTCCCTGGCATTCATCGATATGGAAATTCCGCTGGAACATGGCCAAGTAATGCTTACACCTAAAATGGAAGCACGTATCTTACAAGAATTGTATATAAAGAAAACAGATAAAGTGCTGGAAATCGGAAGCGGCAGTGGCTACATGACCGCTTTATTAGCCGAAAAAAGTAGTCATGTCTACAGTGTAGAGATTGTGCCTGAACTGAAAACCATGGCAGAAATAAATCTTCATGCACACGATATTCATAATGTCACTATAGAACAGGGTGATGCCGCCCATGGCTGGCCTAAACATGGACCTTATGATGTGATCGTGCTGACCGCATCTACCCCGGTATTACCGCAAACATTTCAGGAAAATCTCAATCCGGGCGGGCGCCTGTTCGCAATCGTAGGAGAAGAGCCTGCGATGGAAGCAATACTCATCACCTGTACAGCTCCCGGAGCATACACAACAAAAAAACTGTTTGAAACCTGCACGATCCCACTCGAAAATGCACAGCCATCAGAAAAATTTGTCTTCTGA
- a CDS encoding TolC family outer membrane protein: MKFLQYVYILIGGIILHSQVYAANLMDIYKEALDRDAQYQSARAAYLAAQEKLPQGRAGLLPNIVLSGTRQTQKVDTNLGSEVTIQNRGVVISATQPLIRVENFIIFAQSKVEVAQADSQFVLAAQDLILRVAQAYFDILSAQVDVEVAEAQKKAILKQLEQAKRNFEVGVSTIVDTNEAQARFDLTIAQEIAAQNALEISKRTLQGIIDRFPENLTSAQTITSDLSNLSYASMEEWVKVAEEKNFSLKIQQAAYDLAQQEVKKAWAQHYPTLDLVAQYSDQTGVGGAITGRGIDLTSKSIGLQLNIPLFEGFAVQSRVREALANQDKASHDLDNARRNNALQVRQQYLNVTNGIAQVKALKQALVSSQKQLDSTLLGQEVGVRIEIDVLNAQQQLYSAKRDLAKAYYNYLMARLRLKAETGELDEDTLQQINNML; the protein is encoded by the coding sequence ATGAAATTCCTGCAGTATGTTTATATCTTAATCGGCGGTATTATTTTACACAGTCAAGTATATGCTGCTAATTTAATGGATATTTATAAAGAGGCGCTAGATCGGGATGCGCAATATCAATCGGCGCGGGCAGCTTATCTAGCTGCCCAGGAAAAGTTACCTCAGGGCAGAGCTGGATTATTACCTAATATTGTGCTCTCTGGAACACGCCAAACTCAGAAAGTTGATACAAATCTAGGTTCAGAAGTGACCATCCAAAATCGAGGGGTGGTTATTTCGGCCACGCAACCGCTTATTCGTGTAGAAAATTTTATTATTTTCGCGCAATCAAAAGTTGAGGTAGCTCAAGCAGACTCACAATTTGTGCTGGCTGCACAGGATTTGATTTTGCGCGTCGCACAAGCTTATTTTGATATCTTAAGCGCCCAGGTGGACGTCGAGGTAGCCGAAGCCCAGAAAAAAGCCATTCTCAAACAATTAGAGCAAGCCAAGCGTAATTTTGAAGTAGGTGTTTCAACTATTGTGGATACAAATGAAGCACAAGCCCGCTTTGATTTAACCATTGCACAGGAAATTGCCGCGCAAAACGCACTGGAAATAAGTAAACGTACATTACAAGGCATTATTGATCGTTTTCCTGAGAATCTCACAAGTGCACAAACAATTACCTCAGATCTCTCCAATTTATCCTATGCCAGCATGGAAGAATGGGTCAAAGTCGCTGAAGAAAAGAATTTCTCGCTGAAAATACAGCAGGCAGCATATGATCTCGCACAGCAGGAAGTAAAAAAAGCCTGGGCACAGCACTATCCGACATTAGACCTGGTTGCACAATACAGTGATCAAACTGGCGTGGGTGGTGCTATCACCGGCCGAGGAATAGATCTCACCTCAAAATCAATTGGATTACAGCTTAATATTCCGTTATTCGAAGGATTTGCCGTACAGTCCCGTGTACGAGAAGCATTAGCTAATCAGGATAAAGCTTCACACGATCTGGACAACGCACGGCGTAACAATGCCTTACAAGTACGCCAGCAATACCTGAATGTAACGAATGGAATCGCACAGGTAAAAGCATTAAAACAAGCACTGGTATCAAGTCAAAAACAATTGGATTCCACTTTGTTGGGACAGGAAGTTGGCGTAAGAATCGAAATAGATGTGCTCAATGCGCAACAACAATTATATTCAGCAAAACGCGATCTCGCCAAAGCCTATTACAATTATTTGATGGCAAGATTACGTCTGAAAGCAGAAACTGGAGAATTGGACGAAGATACACTGCAACAAATAAATAATATGCTTTAA
- the pcnB gene encoding polynucleotide adenylyltransferase PcnB: protein MIRKLLRKIFNRNTVASDTVAKLRIIPFTHHGISRSQINPCALKVTSGLQKAGYTAYIVGGATRDLLLGLKPKDYDVATNATPEEIRALFRRSRIIGRRFRLVHVMCGIEVVEVSTFRGHSPIDTSNHTSSNHIDQHGRLLRDNVFGNQEEDAVRRDFTINALFYDPVSEEIHDYLNGYQDIKARRLRIIGSPIQRYREDPVRMLRAVRLAAKLEMQIDAATAEPICNLAPLLQNVPPSRLFDEMLKLLLSGHALVCVMDLRARGLHHGLLPMLDVILEQPLGERFITLALKNTDERIRQEKTVSPGFLFAILLWHEVLAAWNTHQAAGEKPFPALYKAIDTILSIQHKKLAIPRRFDAVIQEIWAMQPHFLIRSGRKPFRLLTHPRFRASYDFMLLRCESNELDIKIGQWWKTFQQADINEREMMLISSEAPRKHRRKRRHRGSTKKSAKLADNKAVIDIEQ, encoded by the coding sequence ATGATTCGTAAACTTCTCCGCAAGATTTTTAACCGTAATACTGTCGCTTCCGACACTGTCGCCAAGCTGCGTATTATTCCGTTCACACACCATGGCATTAGTCGTAGCCAAATTAACCCTTGTGCATTAAAAGTTACTTCAGGCTTACAAAAGGCGGGTTACACTGCATATATTGTGGGTGGCGCAACGCGTGATTTACTATTGGGATTAAAACCGAAGGACTATGACGTTGCAACCAATGCTACGCCCGAAGAAATCCGTGCTCTATTTCGTCGTTCACGCATCATCGGGCGTCGTTTCCGCCTAGTTCATGTAATGTGTGGCATTGAGGTCGTCGAGGTATCCACATTTCGTGGTCATTCTCCAATTGATACCAGCAATCATACTTCAAGCAACCATATAGATCAGCACGGTCGCCTGTTACGCGATAATGTGTTTGGCAACCAGGAAGAAGATGCGGTACGCCGTGACTTCACTATTAATGCGCTATTCTACGATCCTGTCAGTGAGGAAATTCATGATTATTTAAATGGCTATCAAGACATCAAAGCAAGAAGACTACGCATTATCGGATCACCTATACAACGCTATCGTGAAGATCCTGTGCGTATGTTACGCGCAGTTCGGTTAGCAGCCAAACTTGAAATGCAAATTGATGCAGCTACTGCCGAACCTATTTGTAATTTAGCACCATTATTACAAAATGTTCCTCCTTCACGACTGTTCGATGAAATGTTAAAGCTATTGTTATCCGGACATGCTTTGGTTTGCGTGATGGACCTGCGTGCTCGCGGTTTACACCATGGTCTTCTTCCCATGTTAGATGTCATACTGGAGCAGCCATTAGGTGAACGTTTTATTACGCTTGCATTAAAAAATACCGATGAACGTATTAGACAGGAAAAAACAGTATCTCCTGGATTTTTATTCGCAATATTATTATGGCATGAAGTACTCGCGGCATGGAATACACACCAGGCTGCAGGTGAAAAACCGTTTCCAGCACTGTATAAGGCAATCGATACCATCTTGTCAATACAGCATAAGAAACTCGCCATTCCACGACGTTTTGACGCCGTAATACAAGAAATATGGGCTATGCAGCCCCATTTTCTAATTCGTTCAGGGCGCAAGCCCTTTCGCTTATTAACACATCCACGCTTCCGCGCATCTTATGATTTCATGTTACTACGCTGTGAAAGTAATGAGCTTGATATAAAAATAGGTCAGTGGTGGAAAACATTTCAACAGGCTGACATAAATGAACGGGAAATGATGTTAATTAGTAGCGAAGCACCAAGAAAACACAGAAGAAAGCGACGCCACCGAGGATCAACCAAAAAGTCAGCAAAACTGGCTGATAATAAAGCGGTTATTGATATTGAACAATAA
- the folK gene encoding 2-amino-4-hydroxy-6-hydroxymethyldihydropteridine diphosphokinase, with product MNNNPVSQTTEPVSQAFIALGSNLGNPLIQIQQALNELAQLPVTHLVICSSFYCSAPIGRLDQPDFINAVAQIETNLKPYDLLKALLEIERRHGRIRESLNAPRTLDLDILMYDDQQCYEQELILPHPRMHQRAFVLQPLMEIAPDCYIPGYGTVTELLALCTEQRLKRISKQHD from the coding sequence TTGAACAATAACCCGGTATCACAAACCACGGAGCCTGTCAGTCAAGCCTTTATTGCGCTCGGAAGTAATCTGGGAAATCCACTAATCCAGATACAACAAGCTTTAAACGAACTGGCTCAACTACCGGTGACACATTTAGTTATTTGCTCCTCATTCTATTGTAGCGCACCAATAGGACGGCTTGATCAACCGGATTTTATTAATGCCGTGGCGCAAATCGAAACAAATCTTAAACCTTATGATTTATTAAAGGCATTACTTGAGATCGAGCGCCGTCATGGACGCATACGTGAATCACTCAATGCACCGCGCACACTTGACCTCGATATTCTGATGTATGATGATCAGCAATGCTACGAACAAGAACTGATTTTGCCTCACCCTCGCATGCATCAGCGGGCATTTGTATTACAACCTCTGATGGAAATCGCTCCAGATTGCTATATCCCAGGGTATGGCACGGTTACCGAATTATTGGCTTTATGTACTGAACAACGATTAAAACGAATATCTAAACAGCACGATTAG
- the panB gene encoding 3-methyl-2-oxobutanoate hydroxymethyltransferase, whose translation MRITQSTLRKMYENSEKITALTCYDASFATLLEDAGIDILLVGDSLGNVIQGESTTLSVTLNDMIYHTRCVARGSNKALIMADMPFGTFQITPEHAFTNASRLIAAGAHMVKIEGGSLMAETIEFLTRRGIPVCAHIGLTPQSVHQFGGYKVQGKTDDKARELQEDALILEKSGANMLLMEVVPATLAKKITDTLSIPTIGIGAGPDCSAQVLVLHDLLGVYPGKKTKFIKNFMPGAKDIQEAIENYIKAVKMGKFPDAEHVF comes from the coding sequence ATGAGAATTACACAAAGTACATTACGAAAGATGTATGAAAATAGCGAAAAAATAACGGCACTTACCTGTTATGACGCTAGTTTCGCTACATTATTAGAAGATGCCGGTATTGATATCTTATTAGTTGGAGATTCACTGGGTAATGTTATACAAGGTGAAAGTACAACATTATCCGTGACCTTGAACGATATGATTTATCACACGCGTTGTGTTGCACGCGGATCAAATAAGGCGTTGATCATGGCTGATATGCCTTTCGGTACGTTTCAGATAACACCTGAGCACGCGTTTACAAATGCATCCAGGCTCATAGCTGCAGGAGCTCATATGGTTAAAATAGAAGGTGGCAGTCTCATGGCTGAGACAATTGAATTCCTAACCCGACGCGGTATTCCGGTCTGTGCTCATATCGGCCTAACACCCCAATCTGTTCATCAATTCGGAGGCTATAAAGTACAAGGCAAAACAGATGACAAGGCAAGAGAATTACAGGAAGATGCCCTTATTTTAGAAAAATCAGGCGCAAATATGCTATTGATGGAAGTTGTTCCGGCTACGCTTGCTAAAAAAATTACGGATACCCTTTCCATTCCCACTATCGGTATTGGAGCAGGCCCGGATTGTTCAGCACAGGTGTTGGTACTTCATGACCTACTAGGAGTCTATCCGGGTAAAAAAACCAAATTTATAAAAAACTTTATGCCAGGGGCCAAGGATATTCAAGAAGCAATCGAGAACTATATCAAAGCAGTCAAAATGGGTAAATTTCCGGATGCGGAACATGTATTTTAA
- the panC gene encoding pantoate--beta-alanine ligase, translating into MKIITDIISLRTYLKDKQSVSFVPTMGNLHEGHLSLVRTAKQHADYNVVSIFVNRLQFSPNEDFNQYPRTFERDCSLLKEAGVNVIFAPSEKILYPVQQEFLLSLPPLARTLEGRFRPDFFQGVATIVLKLFNIVQPKTAVFGKKDYQQLLLVREMVQQLNLPIEIISGETARSSNGLALSSRNNYLREEQRLEACRLYQSLLLIKQEVISGNTDFKMLEINAIKNLIQHGWKVDYITIQRSTLTPAKPNDKDLVVLGAAWLGKTRLIDNLEILD; encoded by the coding sequence GTGAAAATCATTACCGATATTATTTCTCTACGTACATACCTCAAAGATAAACAATCTGTTTCTTTTGTCCCTACTATGGGAAATTTGCATGAGGGACATCTATCACTGGTACGAACAGCAAAGCAACACGCAGATTACAATGTTGTCAGTATTTTTGTAAACAGGCTCCAATTTTCTCCGAATGAAGATTTTAATCAATATCCGCGCACTTTTGAGAGGGATTGCAGCTTACTGAAAGAAGCTGGCGTTAATGTAATCTTTGCACCCAGTGAGAAAATACTTTATCCAGTACAACAGGAATTTTTGCTGTCACTACCTCCTTTAGCAAGGACATTAGAAGGTAGATTTCGCCCGGATTTTTTCCAAGGCGTTGCAACTATCGTATTGAAATTATTTAATATTGTACAGCCAAAAACTGCCGTATTTGGAAAAAAAGATTATCAACAACTATTGCTTGTGCGTGAAATGGTTCAGCAATTAAATTTACCGATTGAAATTATTTCTGGCGAAACGGCTCGTTCATCAAATGGACTTGCACTAAGCTCACGAAATAATTATCTCCGTGAAGAACAGCGTCTCGAAGCTTGCCGCTTATATCAATCTTTATTACTGATAAAACAAGAAGTCATAAGTGGCAATACTGATTTCAAGATGTTAGAAATCAACGCCATAAAGAATCTGATTCAACACGGATGGAAAGTTGATTATATTACGATACAGCGTAGTACGCTAACACCAGCAAAACCAAATGATAAAGATCTAGTTGTATTAGGAGCAGCTTGGCTAGGTAAAACAAGACTGATTGATAATTTGGAAATACTAGATTAA